A single window of Granulicella sibirica DNA harbors:
- a CDS encoding site-specific tyrosine recombinase: MQDRTGLSDVRLVREYDTYLRVEKGLRPNSCEAYRTDLEQFAEMTEQRGAGLVTAKQEDVSSFMEGLRGYGVDARSVARKLSCLKGFYRWMLMDKRIASDPTLNIESPAAWKVLPKSLAEDEVAEMLERTGSAARADDASGLALRDHAILELLYAGGLRVGEICALRQEDLALDMARVQVRGKGDKERIVPLGRSAVEALEVYIQRGRPGLVRAGVQRALFLSARGKALTRQWVWEMVRAVAPVGRTASPHKLRHSCATHMVEHGADLRSVQTLLGHADIATTQVYTHVAMEHLKQVHRMHHPRGLRRAGVAS, translated from the coding sequence ATGCAAGATCGAACAGGGTTGAGTGACGTGCGTCTCGTGCGCGAGTACGACACGTATCTTCGAGTGGAGAAGGGGCTGCGGCCGAACTCGTGCGAGGCGTACCGGACTGACCTGGAACAGTTTGCGGAGATGACGGAGCAGCGCGGGGCGGGGCTGGTGACGGCGAAGCAGGAGGACGTGAGCTCGTTCATGGAGGGCCTGCGGGGGTACGGGGTGGACGCGCGATCAGTGGCGCGGAAGCTTAGCTGTTTGAAGGGATTTTACCGCTGGATGCTGATGGATAAGCGGATTGCCTCTGACCCGACACTGAATATCGAGTCGCCAGCTGCCTGGAAGGTGCTGCCGAAGTCGCTGGCAGAGGATGAGGTGGCGGAGATGCTCGAGCGGACGGGATCGGCGGCGCGGGCGGACGATGCTTCGGGGCTGGCGCTCAGGGACCATGCAATTTTGGAATTGTTGTATGCGGGCGGGCTGCGGGTGGGAGAGATCTGCGCGCTGCGGCAGGAGGACCTGGCGCTCGATATGGCACGGGTGCAGGTAAGGGGCAAAGGGGACAAGGAACGGATTGTACCGCTGGGGCGGTCGGCGGTGGAGGCTTTGGAGGTCTATATCCAGCGGGGCCGGCCTGGGCTTGTGCGGGCGGGGGTGCAACGGGCCTTGTTTCTGAGTGCTCGGGGGAAGGCGCTGACGCGGCAGTGGGTTTGGGAGATGGTGCGGGCGGTGGCCCCGGTGGGCAGGACGGCCAGCCCGCATAAGCTACGGCATAGCTGCGCCACGCACATGGTGGAGCATGGGGCGGATTTGCGGAGCGTTCAGACGCTGCTTGGGCATGCGGATATCGCGACGACGCAGGTGTACACGCACGTGGCGATGGAACACCTGAAACAGGTGCATCGGATGCATCATCCGCGTGGCTTGCGGCGGGCCGGGGTGGCGAGTTGA
- a CDS encoding tyrosine-type recombinase/integrase, whose product MLGHERGASEHTVRAYAREVTNFVVYLEKKELVDIGTVEHLDIRGYLGELYARGLTKASAARALAAVRSWFKWLAKEGHVKQNPALLVSTPKLPKHLPRVPSAEEVNRVLNSLEEREKAAGPAKLRKAGDVDQEEVAAWPERDRVIFELLYGCGIRNSELVGINMADIQWANEAILVKGKGKKERYVPLGGEAAEAVRMLLPVREAKLRAAGKGGMVDTGPLVTNLRMRGNCRLTTRSVGRIVKAIAQSRGLPADVHPHTLRHAFGTHMLEEGADLRAIQEMLGHERLSTTQRYTQLTVGQVQRVYDETHPRA is encoded by the coding sequence ATGCTTGGGCATGAGCGGGGGGCGTCCGAGCATACGGTGCGGGCCTATGCGCGGGAGGTGACAAACTTCGTTGTGTATCTCGAGAAGAAGGAGCTTGTCGATATCGGGACGGTGGAGCACCTGGATATTCGTGGATACCTTGGCGAGCTTTATGCACGGGGGTTGACGAAAGCGAGTGCGGCGCGGGCGCTGGCGGCTGTGCGTAGCTGGTTCAAGTGGCTGGCGAAGGAAGGGCATGTGAAGCAGAATCCTGCGCTCCTGGTGTCGACGCCGAAGCTGCCGAAACATCTGCCGAGAGTGCCTAGCGCCGAGGAAGTCAACCGGGTGCTGAACTCGCTCGAGGAGCGGGAGAAGGCGGCAGGTCCGGCGAAGCTGCGGAAGGCGGGAGATGTCGACCAGGAAGAGGTTGCGGCCTGGCCGGAGAGGGATCGGGTGATCTTCGAGTTGTTATACGGATGTGGGATCCGGAACTCGGAGCTGGTGGGGATCAACATGGCGGATATTCAGTGGGCCAATGAAGCCATTCTGGTGAAGGGCAAGGGGAAGAAAGAACGGTATGTTCCGCTTGGCGGGGAGGCTGCGGAGGCGGTGAGAATGCTTCTACCGGTACGAGAGGCGAAGCTTCGGGCTGCGGGCAAGGGTGGGATGGTGGATACGGGACCGCTGGTGACGAACCTGCGCATGCGTGGGAACTGCCGCTTGACGACGCGGAGTGTGGGGAGGATCGTGAAGGCGATTGCGCAGTCTCGGGGGCTTCCGGCGGATGTCCATCCGCATACGCTGCGGCATGCGTTTGGGACGCACATGCTTGAAGAAGGGGCGGACCTGCGGGCGATCCAGGAGATGCTTGGGCATGAGCGTCTGTCGACTACGCAGAGGTATACGCAGTTGACCGTTGGGCAGGTGCAGCGGGTTTATGACGAGACCCATCCTCGGGCATAA
- a CDS encoding transporter: MPSLRAIRALSLAALLVISVDLGRAQEESDTVGCFSRNVTVSTDRPTYSNATQTAQCGVMEVMGGMDRVWVGRGLHQDDVVQALQFGLTPSMDLHYSGNLYFGDGTHSGSLSGVSDSYAGVRYRLTQQTHSVPSFGLFYTVKVPTASPLFGMSTGRYDHFLSFLVSKDLPKVHLDFNVTEQMEGRPGAAGHDYNDAYVLFATVPLSKRLSLLGGGYGFRALNAAAPAYAVTSVGFDYQVNQRLILDVSIDEGVTSGAPRKRLGFGFTYAYANAYRIFSHPQERTW, from the coding sequence ATGCCCTCGCTACGCGCTATAAGAGCTTTGTCGCTCGCTGCACTTCTTGTCATCTCGGTCGACCTCGGGCGTGCACAGGAGGAGTCGGATACGGTGGGCTGCTTCTCCCGGAACGTGACCGTGAGCACGGATCGTCCAACTTACTCGAACGCAACGCAGACGGCACAGTGCGGCGTGATGGAAGTGATGGGCGGAATGGACCGGGTCTGGGTTGGCCGCGGGCTACACCAAGACGACGTTGTCCAGGCGCTGCAGTTCGGCCTTACACCCTCGATGGATCTGCACTATTCCGGGAATCTGTACTTTGGAGACGGTACACATTCGGGCTCTCTTTCCGGCGTAAGCGACAGCTACGCGGGTGTACGGTATCGCTTGACACAACAGACCCATAGTGTTCCGAGCTTCGGCTTGTTCTATACCGTAAAGGTTCCCACGGCGAGCCCGCTGTTTGGCATGAGCACCGGGCGATATGATCACTTTCTCTCATTCCTGGTGAGCAAAGACCTGCCCAAGGTGCACCTCGATTTTAATGTGACCGAGCAGATGGAAGGCCGTCCGGGAGCCGCAGGGCATGACTACAACGATGCCTACGTTTTGTTCGCGACAGTGCCTCTTTCCAAGAGGCTCTCTCTGCTTGGCGGCGGGTATGGCTTTCGTGCATTGAATGCCGCCGCACCAGCGTATGCGGTGACGTCCGTGGGATTCGATTACCAAGTGAATCAACGCCTGATCCTGGACGTTTCAATAGACGAGGGAGTTACCAGCGGAGCGCCGCGAAAGCGTCTGGGGTTTGGTTTTACCTATGCCTACGCGAATGCGTATCGCATCTTCAGTCATCCGCAGGAGCGCACCTGGTAG
- a CDS encoding HAMP domain-containing methyl-accepting chemotaxis protein — MKSEMTVGKRFMIASGVCMVLLVLLAGVAVNGFRTVSQGIDTLAKNALPTTHVSLTILADVKQLRGDYWSHMASNVPAEMDQIESDIRSDRAKLQQDYDRYKLTIDDNDEDRGNYATLGKAIEEYYAAWEKVYPISKAGKTDAAVALFHQEANPKFKDIEDTTNKIVSYNDRVTDSVANSVVDAAGHSLWMAIVISLIALAAGVLVSWYMINSTNQVLRESTQMLSEGADQVVSAASQVSAASQSLAQGSSEQAASIEETTAAMHEINSMAQRNTSNSKDTAEMVEKTQDNFTSTNVSLDQLLVAMNEIGESSAKISKIIKVIDEIAFQTNILALNAAVEAARAGEAGMGFAVVADEVRGLAQRAAQAAKDTASLIEESILKSDGGKVNVDRVASSIRSLTSESQQMKILVDEINLGSQEQARGIDQISGSISQMEQVTQTTAANSEESAAAAEQLTAQAESMQDVVHRLQALVDGGSAPAMLSGKTSSAMRVSRPKTYPPVKRRPATTGKLSSKLHATRPTPGISSSDPLPLEESFSSF; from the coding sequence ATGAAAAGCGAGATGACAGTTGGCAAGCGCTTCATGATTGCATCGGGCGTCTGCATGGTGTTACTGGTACTTCTGGCGGGCGTGGCAGTCAACGGCTTTCGCACGGTAAGCCAAGGGATCGATACGCTTGCAAAGAATGCGCTTCCCACGACCCATGTATCGCTGACGATTCTTGCCGATGTGAAACAACTGCGCGGAGACTACTGGAGCCATATGGCCAGCAACGTCCCCGCCGAGATGGACCAGATCGAGTCGGACATCCGCTCCGACAGGGCGAAGCTGCAACAGGACTACGATCGCTATAAGCTCACGATCGATGACAATGACGAGGATCGCGGTAACTATGCGACGCTAGGCAAAGCAATCGAGGAATACTACGCCGCGTGGGAGAAGGTCTATCCGATAAGCAAGGCGGGCAAGACGGATGCCGCTGTCGCGTTGTTCCATCAAGAGGCCAACCCCAAGTTCAAGGACATCGAAGACACGACAAACAAGATCGTCTCGTATAACGACAGGGTAACGGACTCGGTTGCGAATAGCGTCGTGGACGCGGCGGGGCACTCGTTGTGGATGGCCATCGTGATCAGCTTGATTGCGTTGGCGGCGGGGGTGCTGGTTTCCTGGTACATGATCAACAGCACCAACCAAGTGCTACGCGAGTCCACGCAGATGTTGAGCGAGGGGGCGGACCAGGTGGTGAGCGCGGCGTCGCAGGTGAGCGCGGCGAGCCAGTCATTGGCACAGGGCTCATCGGAGCAGGCGGCGTCGATTGAGGAGACAACGGCGGCCATGCACGAGATCAACTCGATGGCTCAGCGAAATACGAGCAATTCCAAAGACACGGCAGAGATGGTGGAAAAGACACAGGACAATTTCACATCCACAAACGTGTCGCTTGACCAACTGTTGGTCGCGATGAACGAGATCGGCGAATCGAGCGCGAAGATTTCAAAGATCATTAAAGTCATCGACGAGATTGCCTTCCAGACAAATATCCTTGCGCTGAACGCAGCAGTCGAAGCGGCGCGCGCAGGTGAGGCAGGCATGGGGTTCGCGGTAGTGGCCGATGAGGTTCGTGGGCTGGCGCAGCGGGCGGCACAGGCGGCAAAGGATACGGCAAGCCTGATCGAGGAGTCGATTCTGAAGTCCGACGGTGGCAAGGTGAATGTGGATCGGGTGGCGAGCTCGATACGGTCACTGACGTCGGAGTCGCAGCAGATGAAGATCCTGGTCGATGAGATCAACCTGGGCAGCCAGGAGCAGGCGCGGGGTATCGATCAAATCAGCGGCTCGATCTCTCAGATGGAGCAGGTGACGCAGACGACAGCGGCGAACTCGGAGGAGAGCGCTGCCGCCGCGGAGCAGTTGACCGCGCAGGCGGAGTCGATGCAGGATGTTGTCCACCGGCTACAGGCGCTGGTCGATGGCGGAAGCGCTCCCGCAATGCTTTCGGGGAAGACATCGTCCGCGATGCGCGTGTCCCGTCCCAAGACGTACCCACCGGTAAAGCGGAGGCCTGCCACCACTGGAAAGCTCTCCAGTAAGCTGCACGCGACCAGGCCAACTCCAGGAATCTCGTCTTCTGATCCCCTTCCGTTGGAAGAAAGCTTCAGTAGCTTCTGA
- a CDS encoding efflux transporter outer membrane subunit, with translation MRKSNVLFATIVVLGTVGCSVGPRYKRPDVPLPTQFAAPATNDATDAKAEPVDPEFWHSFHDPELTGLVERSLSANNDLRTALAHYDAAAVLWRLSKFDKYPTVTASEDTGRQKLAANQAFGYPRNNRYSTSTINASWELDFYGRVRHNVEAQHQQLLATGNDLAAMQVAIVGEVASTYIDLRGQQERLRVARQNADNEQRTVRLVEATYTAGRGTQFDTARARALYESTTARIPALQSAITLDAHRLAVLCGQLPDALVEELAIQKALPDLPENINPGTPADLVRRRPDISASEQRLHAATEQIGINTADLFPRVNFSGLLGLMEYHADSPFDGVSPANLAALNIDWSFLDRGRVKARIAASRADGNAQLTQYQQTVLLALEDVDNALVRYARSREEDAALRQAAVDSKRAADLANVRFREGATGLLDLLEAERVQLQDEDAYATSHLASAADAVGLYKSLAGGWPQRPPQAFASGKH, from the coding sequence ATGCGGAAATCTAACGTCCTGTTTGCAACCATCGTGGTCTTAGGTACCGTTGGCTGCTCAGTCGGTCCTCGCTACAAGCGGCCAGACGTCCCTCTACCAACTCAATTCGCGGCCCCGGCAACGAACGACGCGACCGATGCGAAGGCGGAACCAGTTGACCCGGAGTTCTGGCATAGTTTTCACGACCCCGAACTCACGGGCCTCGTGGAGCGGTCGCTGTCCGCCAACAACGATCTACGTACCGCCCTGGCGCATTACGACGCAGCTGCAGTTCTATGGCGCCTGAGCAAATTCGACAAGTATCCAACGGTGACTGCGAGCGAAGACACGGGACGGCAGAAGCTTGCCGCCAACCAGGCGTTCGGATATCCGCGCAACAATCGCTACTCCACCTCGACGATCAATGCGAGTTGGGAACTCGATTTCTATGGGCGGGTTCGCCACAACGTGGAGGCGCAGCATCAACAGCTTCTCGCGACGGGCAATGATCTCGCGGCCATGCAGGTAGCCATCGTGGGCGAGGTGGCATCGACGTACATCGACCTTCGCGGGCAGCAGGAACGTCTTCGGGTCGCGCGGCAGAATGCGGATAACGAGCAGCGAACCGTGAGGTTGGTCGAGGCAACCTACACTGCCGGTCGAGGCACTCAGTTCGACACGGCTCGAGCGCGTGCTCTGTATGAAAGCACCACTGCGCGAATTCCCGCACTTCAATCCGCGATCACCTTGGATGCACATCGGCTCGCAGTGCTGTGCGGCCAGCTACCTGATGCGCTCGTTGAGGAACTAGCCATTCAGAAGGCTCTTCCGGATCTTCCCGAAAACATCAATCCCGGAACACCAGCGGACCTCGTTCGCCGTCGCCCCGATATCAGCGCGTCAGAGCAGCGTCTCCATGCAGCAACCGAACAGATAGGCATCAACACCGCCGATCTCTTCCCGAGGGTCAACTTCAGCGGTCTTCTTGGATTGATGGAGTACCACGCGGACTCGCCCTTTGATGGTGTCAGCCCCGCAAACCTGGCCGCACTCAACATCGACTGGTCCTTCCTGGACCGTGGGAGAGTGAAGGCACGCATTGCAGCGAGCCGCGCAGATGGAAACGCCCAACTCACGCAGTATCAGCAAACGGTCCTATTGGCACTTGAGGACGTCGATAACGCGCTCGTAAGGTACGCGCGTTCGCGTGAGGAAGATGCTGCCCTCCGGCAGGCTGCTGTCGACAGCAAGCGAGCCGCTGATCTGGCGAACGTTCGTTTTAGGGAAGGTGCGACCGGACTCCTCGATCTATTGGAAGCTGAACGTGTTCAGCTTCAGGATGAAGACGCTTATGCAACCAGCCATCTCGCCAGCGCAGCCGATGCTGTCGGCCTGTACAAGTCCCTCGCCGGAGGATGGCCGCAGCGTCCGCCGCAAGCATTTGCATCTGGAAAGCATTGA